In Rutidosis leptorrhynchoides isolate AG116_Rl617_1_P2 chromosome 2, CSIRO_AGI_Rlap_v1, whole genome shotgun sequence, one genomic interval encodes:
- the LOC139888563 gene encoding uncharacterized protein, with the protein MLPIVLQGVAREWFNNLPAQSITGFADLRSRFLLNFHNLRARKRKHVECHGIKQKSKESLGEIIDRYTKEVAKIQNLPEIQKVSDIIHYIDTDRHLSLWQRLRRRVPETFAEAVKETHDYMRAQEDIKQNCRNTSSNMDIDDDYYRVQGRGSKPGKRYGGNGQPRGGTYHNDKYRKFNKNRGRGRHAENVALIKDLTKTPKEILATEAVCKSFDPPVPLSKYYGNRDISKFCDFHDDYGHETNECRHLIERVVAELKKGRLQHLKKSARAQADKPNGEKEYPWQKKNKGKEMDKTINMVTSGRINQRRKLEVSEEWENTPITFSAIAQEPSDAPITIKGRVKRCGYIIKRLHVDTGCGVDIMYEHCFRLLPGAMRAKLVALNTALSGFSGESAWPIGIIELELELVDDDNKELVRSTTVEFAVVRSYSKYNALLGHTTLQKLAAIPSTVHELIKFPTPLGIAKIRSETQDASIAAVEQAEQQPSETEQIRSCMIIANSRHPEQKIKIGGGLSDETKFKLRNILASNTNVFTWKEADMTGVPREIAEHKLNANPSLTPVRQKKRGMAPERSEWLKAEVDKLVKANIL; encoded by the coding sequence ATGCTACCAATAGTGTTGCAAGGAGTGGCAAGGGAATGGTTCAATAATTTGCCAGCCCAAAGCATTACAGGTTTTGCGGATTTGCGCTCAAGGTTTTTATTGAACTTTCACAATTTGCGCGCACGCAAAAGAAAACATGTCGAATGTCACGGCATTAAGCAGAAATCGAAAGAGAGCTTGGGAGAAATAATAGACAGATATACCAAAGAGGTGGCTAAGATACAAAATTTGCCAGAAATCCAGAAGGTATCCGACATTATTCATTATATAGATACTGACAGACACCTGTCTTTATGGCAACGGTTACGAAGAAGAGTGCCAGAAACTTTCGCAGAAGCCGTAAAAGAAACGCATGATTACATGCGGGCACAAGAAGATATAAAGCAGAATTGCAGAAATACCTCTTCAAATATGGACATTGATGATGATTATTATCGAGTGCAGGGAAGAGGTTCGAAGCCGGGTAAACGTTATGGTGGTAATGGCCAACCTAGGGGTGGTACCTATCATAATGATAAGTATCGCAAGTTCAACAAAAATAGAGGGCGAGGAAGGCATGCTGAAAATGTTGCATTAATAAAAGACCTCAccaaaacaccaaaagaaattttggctacAGAGGCAGTGTGCAAAAGCTTCGACCCCCCAGTGCCTTTATCAAAGTATTATGGAAACAGAGACATAAGCAAATTTTGTGATTTTCACGATGATTACGGTCATGAGACCAATGAATGTCGGCACTTAATTGAAAGAGTTGTTGCTGAACTCAAAAAAGGAAGATTGCAACACTTGAAGAAAAGCGCAAGAGCACAAGCCGACAAGCCAAATGGAGAAAAAGAATATCCGTGGCAAAAGAAGAATAAGGGAAAGGAAATGGATAAAACCATAAACATGGTAACCAGCGGACGGATAAATCAGAGGCGCAAGTTAGAGGTATCTGAGGAATGGGAAAATACTCCCATCACATTCTCGGCCATAGCACAGGAACCCTCGGATGCGCCCATTACAATTAAAGGACGTGTCAAAAGATGCGGGTACATCATTAAGCGATTGCATGTAGACACCGGTTGCGGTGTGGATATAATGTACGAGCACTGTTTCCGCTTGTTACCAGGGGCTATGCGAGCCAAGCTAGTGGCTCTTAACACTGCGTTATCAGGATTTTCTGGTGAGTCCGCATGGCCAATCGGGATCATTGAATTAGAGCTGGAGCTGGTGGACGATGATAATAAGGAATTAGTGAGAAGTACGACAGTAGAATTTGCCGTCGTAAGGTCCTACTCAAAATATAATGCGCTTTTAGGGCACACGACTTTGCAAAAATTAGCAGCTATCCCTTCCACGGTACACGAACTTATCAAGTTCCCAACACCGCTAGGGATTGCAAAGATAAGGTCAGAAACGCAAGATGCAAGCATCGCGGCCGTAGAACAAGCAGAGCAACAGCCTAGTGAGACCGAGCAAATTCGAAGCTGCATGATCATCGCAAACTCTCGACATCCAGAACAGAAAATTAAAATTGGCGGAGGATTGTCTGATGAGACAAAGTTTAAGCTTCGTAATATATTAGCTTCTAATACGAACGTCTTTACATGGAAAGAAGCGGACATGACGGGTGTACCAAGGGAAATTGCTGAGCACAAGCTTAACGCAAATCCTAGTCTGACGCCAGTACGACAAAAGAAACGCGGCATGGCTCCTGAAAGAAGCGAATGGTTGAAAGCAGAAGTCGACAAGTTGGTCAAAGCAAACATCTTGTGA